The genome window TTACTGGATTTAATTCACCCTACAACAGGAAGTATTTTAAATCATGAAATTCAGGTAAATAAGAGCGAAGACTGGAAACCTTTCACTGCTTCTTTTTTAGACGAGAGTTTTCTGATAGGATATTTAACTCCCGAAGAATATTTTTATTTCATTGGAGATTTAAGAGGTCAAAACAAAGCTGATGTTGATGCACTGTTGGCGCAGCATGAAGAGTTTTTCAATGGTGAAATTCTTAAAAATAAAAAATACTTAAGAGATTTGTCAAAAGGAAATCAAAAGAAAGTTGGGATCATTGCAACTTTGATTGGTAATCCAGAAGTCATTATCCTAGACGAGCCTTTTGCTAACCTGGATCCAACAACAGTAATCAGACTCAAAAAAATAATTAAAGAACTGGCAGATAATCCAAACGTAACAATATTGGTTTCCAGCCATGATCTGCAGCACACAGTTGAAGTTTGCGATAGAATTGTAGCTCTTAATAAAGGAGAATTGGTAAAAGATATTCAGACTTCAAAAGAAACGCTGCAGGAATTGGAATTGTTTTTTGCGGTTTAAATTTATATATTACAAAAAGAAACGTATTTTTACAAGTCATTATACTAAAATACTTTTTAGAAAGTTTAATGATTTAAACGTTTTCCCTTGAACAGCAATACGTCAAAATACATTTTAGCCATAATCTTTATATCTTTCCTGGTAGCCTGTTCTACCAAGAAGGATACTTTTTTGGCTAGAAATTCTCATGCTTTGAGTACAAAACTCAATATATTGTACAATGGACAAATTGCTTTAGACAAAGGCATCAAAGGAATAAATGACAATACTGCCGAAAATTTCTGGAAACGGCTGCCAGTCGAAAAAATGCAGATTACAGATGATGTGCCAGTGGATGGAAAATCTAAAAATGCCGATTTTGAATTAGCTGAGGCCAAAGCAACCAAAGCCATTCAGAAGCACTCTATGAATATTGGCGGGCATGAAAAAAACTATCAGATAGATGAGGCTTATTTATTGCTGGGAAAATCGAGATATTACGATCAAAGATTTATTCCTGCGCTAGACGCATTTAATTACATTCTTTATAAATATCCCAACAGCAGTAATATTTATGATGC of Flavobacterium marginilacus contains these proteins:
- a CDS encoding ABC transporter ATP-binding protein: MIQVNNLSKKYSETTVLNIESLEIPKGQSFGLVGNNGAGKTTFFSLLLDLIHPTTGSILNHEIQVNKSEDWKPFTASFLDESFLIGYLTPEEYFYFIGDLRGQNKADVDALLAQHEEFFNGEILKNKKYLRDLSKGNQKKVGIIATLIGNPEVIILDEPFANLDPTTVIRLKKIIKELADNPNVTILVSSHDLQHTVEVCDRIVALNKGELVKDIQTSKETLQELELFFAV